Proteins co-encoded in one Candidatus Bathyarchaeia archaeon genomic window:
- the hflX gene encoding GTPase HflX, whose translation MRTLVAECQIPTAPSRYGEVETMAESIGYEIIDTIVQHRKSLHHTYCIGPGKLEEIKMLVAENDIEAVVFANTLPSAQIFKIQRVLGGSDIKVIDRNLLILEVFDKRAMTKEAKLQIALAKLKYTFSWGREFLRLEGILGGQVGWSGPGDYPYHDYERTAKKRIANMEKELRDLYSKKNLLRDHRRERGFPIVALAGYTQSGKTTFFNRMSAEHKDTGLGPFTTLSTFARRIDQNNGGDNFSFILIDSIGFIEDMHSTILKAFNTTLGEISNADLILLFVDVSEDLESVFRKLTASKEILTKIASKIPLVICANKTDQCDDQRLEEGKKLISRTFEGIPLVELSALKGNNTEEVVKQAYHHLNGANASLAPIGSLELHSSP comes from the coding sequence TTGCGGACCCTTGTAGCTGAATGCCAGATACCCACGGCTCCCTCCCGGTACGGGGAGGTTGAGACCATGGCCGAGAGCATAGGCTACGAGATAATCGACACCATCGTCCAACACAGGAAAAGCCTCCACCACACCTACTGCATCGGACCCGGCAAACTGGAAGAGATCAAAATGCTCGTCGCCGAAAACGACATAGAAGCGGTTGTCTTCGCCAACACACTTCCGAGCGCGCAGATTTTCAAGATCCAGCGCGTCCTCGGCGGATCAGACATCAAAGTCATCGACCGCAACCTCCTGATCTTAGAAGTGTTCGACAAGCGCGCTATGACGAAAGAGGCGAAACTCCAGATCGCGCTCGCCAAACTCAAGTACACCTTCTCCTGGGGTAGAGAATTCCTTAGACTCGAAGGAATACTGGGTGGACAGGTCGGCTGGAGCGGACCCGGAGACTATCCATACCATGATTACGAGAGAACCGCTAAGAAGCGGATAGCGAACATGGAGAAGGAGCTGAGAGATCTTTACTCGAAAAAAAACCTGCTTAGAGATCATCGGCGCGAACGAGGCTTCCCAATCGTAGCTCTCGCAGGCTACACTCAGAGTGGAAAAACCACCTTCTTCAACCGAATGTCAGCAGAACACAAGGACACGGGCCTAGGACCATTCACAACACTATCCACGTTCGCGAGACGAATCGACCAGAACAATGGCGGCGACAATTTCAGCTTCATACTCATCGACTCCATCGGCTTCATCGAAGACATGCATTCAACAATCCTCAAAGCATTCAACACAACCCTCGGCGAAATATCCAACGCAGACCTGATCCTCCTGTTCGTTGATGTTAGCGAGGACCTAGAGTCAGTCTTCAGAAAGCTGACAGCCTCGAAGGAGATTCTCACCAAGATAGCCTCCAAAATACCCTTGGTTATCTGCGCGAACAAAACAGATCAATGCGACGACCAACGACTTGAAGAAGGAAAGAAACTGATCTCCAGAACATTCGAAGGCATTCCACTAGTAGAGCTGAGCGCCTTGAAAGGAAACAATACAGAGGAGGTTGTGAAGCAGGCCTACCATCACCTTAACGGCGCCAACGCATCCCTTGCTCCTATTGGCTCTCTAGAGCTACACTCCTCTCCATAG
- a CDS encoding polyphosphate kinase 2 family protein, with the protein MPKDLHTGRYRIELGHEVHLNDINPNDTSGFEGKDEDEAKESKKLNEKLRQLQEMLYAEHEQKVLVVLQAMDTGGKDGVINRVFQGVNPQGVRVAHFKEPTPEELDHGFLWREHKQVPGKGELTIFNRSHYEGVLIERVHRIVPEKVWRNRYRQINDFERLLVEEDMTILKFFLHIDKDEQKKRLQQRLDDPSKTWKFSGTDIPERKFWKDYMKAYEDALNKTSTDYAPWYLIPSNHKWYRDLVVSRIIVKAMEKLNLHYPRIDRKSVPTKIE; encoded by the coding sequence TTGCCAAAGGACCTTCACACTGGCCGCTACAGAATCGAGCTGGGACACGAGGTTCACCTGAACGATATTAACCCGAACGATACTTCGGGTTTCGAGGGAAAGGATGAGGATGAAGCGAAAGAGTCGAAGAAGCTCAACGAGAAGCTTAGACAGCTTCAGGAGATGCTCTATGCAGAGCACGAACAGAAGGTCCTAGTCGTTCTACAAGCGATGGATACCGGCGGCAAAGACGGAGTCATTAACCGAGTTTTTCAGGGAGTCAATCCCCAAGGAGTTCGTGTCGCACACTTCAAGGAACCTACCCCTGAGGAACTCGATCACGGTTTCTTGTGGCGAGAGCACAAACAAGTCCCCGGAAAAGGAGAACTCACGATTTTCAATCGAAGCCATTACGAAGGAGTCCTGATAGAGAGAGTCCACAGGATCGTTCCTGAGAAAGTCTGGAGGAATCGATACCGGCAGATCAACGATTTCGAACGGTTGCTAGTTGAGGAAGACATGACGATATTGAAATTCTTTCTACATATCGACAAAGATGAGCAGAAGAAACGGCTGCAACAGCGCCTGGATGATCCTTCGAAGACGTGGAAGTTCAGCGGAACTGATATTCCCGAGCGAAAATTCTGGAAGGATTACATGAAGGCTTACGAGGACGCCTTGAACAAAACCAGCACAGATTATGCCCCCTGGTATCTTATCCCGTCCAACCACAAATGGTACCGCGACCTCGTGGTTTCCCGAATTATCGTCAAGGCCATGGAAAAACTGAACCTTCACTATCCAAGAATTGACCGGAAGTCAGTCCCAACGAAGATCGAGTGA
- a CDS encoding MFS transporter has product MSAESQGKPSDQTGEGARPAPSGGSTKIEPKQFFILLVLSLSLAIIVIDATIVIVAQYQIQKDFGINLKDLEWITSLYALIFGSFLLTWGKLSDEFGRKRIFVAGISLFIVGSIVDGFSQDLAQILVGRVLQGFGASMASPATLSILTTTFTGKARNLAFGIWGATAGAAAVLGPVLGGYFTSDPTFTWRWAFFINIPIGIIALVGAAFAIKETRFKDPKYTTDFLGLILITLGLASLLFGFIEAQTYGWIVPNNEFAVSGFSWPISNPVSLPLVSIITGLVLLALFTFYEIRRLRMGRVPLFDFSLLKFKGFRYGLFTVTIVAMGEFGAVFIISIFLQTVKGLSAFNAGLTFLPMAISVFIFAPVAGVLATRFGPKWVVTTGMALEATALFSLSQIISVANPVYYMYPILVIYGAGVGLAISQLTSTVLQSIPWQKAGVGSGANNTVRQIGSAFGIAVIGAVLVAQISAVGGADLATSTIGFSVQQRALLTGALNSGLSGGIDQSFLAFFGRHVPDVLQILYDAITQGARWAAFTAGIFVSLGAISSLLIPNPKSAQTAKTTSTPKISTSEPSRTLRTIIVVQLAITVSLLFAISNEYQSNYFMQQWIDQNASPLGFLLAGYVGPAVVSIIGGILILWKLVPRRRVGSEAKPRA; this is encoded by the coding sequence ATGTCAGCGGAGAGCCAGGGAAAACCCTCTGACCAGACAGGGGAAGGAGCACGTCCAGCCCCATCAGGAGGCTCGACAAAGATCGAGCCGAAGCAGTTCTTCATCTTGCTCGTTCTGAGCCTCTCCCTAGCAATAATCGTCATTGACGCGACGATCGTGATTGTTGCTCAATATCAGATTCAGAAGGACTTCGGGATCAATCTGAAGGACCTAGAATGGATCACCTCGCTCTATGCACTGATCTTCGGCTCGTTTCTACTTACTTGGGGAAAACTCAGCGATGAGTTCGGCAGAAAACGAATCTTCGTGGCAGGAATCTCTCTCTTCATTGTCGGGTCGATCGTTGATGGATTCTCGCAAGATCTGGCTCAGATTCTCGTGGGCCGGGTTCTCCAGGGATTCGGAGCATCAATGGCTTCCCCGGCCACCCTATCAATCCTGACAACCACCTTCACCGGCAAAGCGCGAAACCTCGCCTTCGGAATATGGGGTGCAACCGCTGGTGCGGCTGCAGTTCTCGGACCAGTCTTGGGAGGCTACTTTACGAGCGACCCCACGTTCACATGGCGTTGGGCCTTTTTCATCAACATCCCAATAGGAATCATAGCCCTAGTTGGCGCAGCATTCGCGATCAAAGAAACCCGATTCAAGGATCCAAAATACACTACCGACTTTCTCGGCCTCATCCTCATCACACTCGGTCTGGCCAGCCTCTTGTTCGGCTTTATTGAAGCCCAAACCTATGGTTGGATTGTTCCTAACAATGAATTCGCAGTGAGCGGTTTCTCATGGCCGATCTCGAACCCAGTATCTCTTCCCCTAGTTTCGATCATAACGGGGCTCGTCTTGCTTGCGTTGTTTACTTTCTACGAGATTCGCCGGCTAAGAATGGGGAGGGTTCCCCTCTTTGATTTCAGTCTCCTCAAATTCAAGGGATTCAGGTACGGGCTCTTCACCGTCACGATCGTTGCAATGGGCGAGTTCGGAGCAGTATTCATCATCTCAATATTCCTTCAAACAGTCAAGGGCCTCTCGGCATTCAATGCCGGTCTCACATTCCTTCCCATGGCGATCTCAGTCTTCATCTTCGCACCAGTAGCCGGGGTTCTCGCAACTCGGTTTGGACCCAAGTGGGTCGTCACCACAGGCATGGCTCTTGAAGCCACTGCGCTCTTCAGCCTGTCCCAGATCATCAGTGTTGCAAACCCCGTCTACTACATGTACCCGATCCTCGTCATCTATGGCGCAGGAGTCGGTCTCGCGATCAGCCAGCTTACCAGCACCGTCTTGCAAAGTATACCCTGGCAGAAAGCCGGAGTAGGATCCGGCGCTAACAACACTGTTAGACAGATTGGTTCTGCTTTCGGAATCGCTGTAATTGGCGCAGTTCTGGTGGCTCAGATCTCGGCAGTGGGAGGGGCCGACTTAGCAACTAGTACAATTGGTTTCTCGGTGCAACAAAGGGCTCTATTGACTGGTGCCCTTAACTCTGGACTCTCGGGGGGGATCGACCAATCCTTTCTTGCTTTCTTCGGTAGGCACGTTCCTGATGTGCTGCAAATCCTGTATGATGCGATTACCCAAGGGGCGCGCTGGGCGGCCTTCACAGCCGGCATCTTTGTCTCACTGGGAGCAATCAGCTCACTACTAATCCCGAACCCGAAATCCGCCCAGACTGCGAAAACCACCTCTACACCCAAAATTAGCACTAGCGAGCCATCGCGGACTTTGAGAACTATCATAGTCGTTCAGCTCGCGATTACCGTAAGCTTACTCTTTGCAATCTCAAACGAATACCAATCCAACTATTTCATGCAGCAATGGATCGACCAGAACGCATCGCCGCTCGGCTTCCTCCTTGCTGGCTACGTTGGACCCGCGGTAGTATCCATCATTGGAGGGATCCTCATTTTATGGAAACTTGTCCCTCGAAGACGAGTGGGATCCGAAGCAAAACCGAGAGCTTGA
- a CDS encoding methyltransferase domain-containing protein translates to MSPKKTGISSHAFCVRYLRRSREIYRRYLETKPWIKLMHSTFLGLKPGMKIVDVGCGTGDFTRYIASLILCKCKIIGVDLRAANIKTAEKQTKKEGMAGKISFRKGDAYNIPVEDGWADLVCCRTLLMHLTEPLKAFQEMGGVARNGGTVAAIERGRIESVYIPDDEKLTKLAIRLEEAYVDGVRKLEGKYFDIGNGLPTIFRKAGLQEIMAEVQADTYLASDPRRRLEDKKDELTFYLATLKETKKLDTKAMRAGGAPKKKIDEYNRWVEKWMKGMTGDDEKLRNDTVFNTEGIVSGRWTQTSRIV, encoded by the coding sequence TTGTCTCCCAAGAAAACTGGGATCTCATCACACGCGTTCTGCGTTCGCTATCTTCGGCGTAGCAGGGAGATCTATCGTCGCTATCTGGAAACCAAGCCATGGATCAAGCTGATGCACTCTACTTTTCTCGGATTGAAGCCTGGGATGAAAATTGTTGACGTTGGGTGTGGAACTGGAGACTTTACCAGATATATAGCGAGCCTGATACTTTGCAAGTGCAAGATCATTGGTGTGGACCTTCGAGCGGCCAATATCAAGACCGCCGAAAAACAAACCAAGAAGGAAGGAATGGCCGGCAAGATTAGTTTCCGCAAGGGCGACGCGTATAATATCCCGGTTGAAGATGGGTGGGCTGATCTCGTGTGTTGTAGGACGCTCTTGATGCATCTCACGGAACCACTGAAAGCTTTTCAAGAGATGGGCGGAGTCGCCCGTAATGGAGGAACAGTCGCAGCAATCGAGCGCGGTCGGATCGAATCTGTCTATATTCCGGATGATGAGAAGCTCACGAAGCTAGCCATTAGACTAGAAGAGGCATACGTCGACGGAGTGAGAAAACTGGAGGGGAAATACTTCGACATTGGCAATGGATTACCAACAATCTTCCGCAAAGCGGGGCTGCAAGAAATAATGGCCGAGGTTCAGGCAGATACCTATCTAGCTTCGGACCCTAGACGGAGACTAGAAGACAAAAAGGATGAGCTAACTTTTTACCTCGCCACCTTGAAGGAGACAAAAAAACTCGACACCAAAGCCATGCGCGCGGGTGGAGCACCCAAAAAGAAAATTGACGAATACAACCGCTGGGTTGAGAAGTGGATGAAGGGGATGACAGGCGACGACGAGAAGCTCCGAAACGACACGGTCTTCAACACCGAAGGAATAGTTTCTGGTCGCTGGACGCAAACAAGCCGCATAGTCTAA